Part of the Alteracholeplasma palmae J233 genome, TTTTCTGCCTTTAAACTAGGTTGTTTATACTTTTTATAGGCAAATCCATTAATATAAAATAAAGTGACTTTTATTATAATAGAAATAACGGCAATATAAATTGTAATTTGATCAGGTTTTAAAACCGTATTCACATTTACTAATTCAATAATATTTTGAACACCTGTATAAAAAATAAAAATAGCTGTCAAAATTAAAATAATACCTAATAACAAACTAGCTATACCCTCATATTTTTCATGTCCATAAGGGTGATCATGGTCAGCCTTTTTATAAGATATCCTAATAGTGATAAGCAATACTAAACTAATCAATATATCTGTTAAAGAATTATAACCATCACTAACAAGTGATACGCTGTTTCCTAAATATCCAAAAACTATTTTTAAAACGGTTAAGACTGTATTTAAAATTAGCCCAAGATATAATAAATTTCTTAATTTTTTTGACATAACTTCACTTCCTTTAATGGGGTCTATTATATGTTTAATCAACGGCTTTGTCAAGGCAATATCACTTGTAAAATATTAAGGAAAACCTTAAATAAATCTTTACTTTGGCATTAAAAAAAGTGTTAGGCAACCCAACACTTTTATAAAGGTAAAACGGTCTTATTAAATTCTTGATTAATGATTTGTGCTCCTGCATTATACATAGCCGCTAAGCCACAAAATATGCCTATAAATCCAGAGATAATTGTAATTACTTTAACGTTAGTAAAATCACCAAGTGATAGTCCTAAGAACAATACCATAAGACTTCCAAATACTATTTGAGAAGTTCTATTATGTTTTAATGTTCCTATAAACATAACTAATGTGAATAAAGCCCAAAGTAATAAATAAAAGCCCATTGAGACCTTGTCTACTTCAAAACCTTGTTTATTAAATATCCAAATAATAACAAGCGATAGCCAAAAGAATCCATAGGCAGTAAAAGCAGTTGCCCCAAATGTGTTCTTTTCTTTGAATTCCATAATACCTGCTATAATTTGTGCTAAACCACCTAATGTTATACCCATTGCGACAATTACCATTGATAATTGCATAATGCCACTATTATGTAAGTTTAGTAAAACTGTTGTCATTCCAAATCCCATCAGCCCAAGCGGTGCTGGATTACTAACTTTTTGTGTTGTTGACATTTGATCACTCCTTAAAAATTCACACGATATCTATTATATATGATATTTTTAAAAAGTCTATCCTTATTTAGTGTAATTAGTAAAATAGTTTTGAATAAAGATAACAGGCGTTCCTTTATCGCCACTTCCGCTCATTAAATCACATAAAGATCCTATTAAATCAACGTATTTTCTTGGTGTAGTTCCAAGGGATTCATCTTTTCCAACTAGACTATTATCTTTATTTAATATTTCATTTTTAATTGCTTCTTCTAACTCTTTACCCTTTAAGTTTTCAAACTTACTATCTGATAAAAATTTAAGTTTAATTTCATTAGGACTGCCTTCAAGTCCACTTGTGTATGAAGGTGATACAACAGGATCTGCTAATTCCCAAATTCCGCCTGATGGATCTTTAAAGGCTCCATCTCCATAAATCATAACTTCAACTGTTTTTTCAGTTAACTCAAAGATCTTTTTTTGAATATCAAAAACTAAATTAGTATGATTTGGAAATAATTTAACTTTGTCTTTAGTTGCCATATTTGAACCTAATAAACCGTATTTTTCATTATAACCGCTGCCATTAACTGGTTGTGTTAAAATATCATCTAAACCATATACTGTTAAACTTTGATTTTCTTTTAAAGTGTTTTTAATTCTTTGTCTACTATGAATACTTGAAACTAAAACATCTGTAGTATAATCTAAAATATCTTCTGGATTATTACTAAAAACAAAGTTGACTTGAGTATTTTCTTCTAAACATATATTTCTATAATACTCTACCATGTTAACTCCTGTAAAAAGATGTTTGAAATCTGAAAAATGGTTTTTATATTCTTCTTCAGTAATTTTATCGCTATATGGATTAATGTTTAAACTTTTAAGTTTAGCCTCGTCTAATATTGCATTTCCAACTTCATCGGTTGGATAACTCAATAAAATAGTTATTTTTTTGCTAGCTTTTGCAAAGGCCTTTAACAGAATTGAGAATCTATTTCTAGATAAAATTGGAAAAACGATTCCTAAATGTCCTGTTTTAAACTTAGACTTAATATCTGATGAAATTGCATCGATTGTTGCGTAGTTTCCCATACTAATACCAACAACTGCTTCAGTAATTGCAATAATATCCTTATCTTGAATTTCGAAACCATCTTCTTTTGATGCCTTTAAAATTGAATCAATTACGATTTGTTCTAAATTATCGTTTGTCTTAATAATAGGTGTTCTAATACCTCTTGCGATAGTACCAACTGTTTTCATATGTAGCCTCCACTTTATTTTACTCTCGTATTATAACATAAAATAAGGCTCATTTTAATCTTAATTAAACCTTAATTGTTACTACTACTTTAATTGTTTATCTTCTCTAATGGTATAATATAATTAAAGAGGTGTTCTTATGAATATTTTATTAATCGAAGATGAGAAAAAACTAGCTTTAGCATTAGTTGAAGCCCTTAGCAAACATAACTATATTGTTGATATGGCTTTTAATGGAAAAGCTGGTCTTGAAGAAGCTTTATCAATTCAATATGATTTAATTATTTTGGATATGATGTTACCAGAATTAGATGGTATAGATGTCCTAAAAAGTTTACGTGAAAACAATAATAATACCCCTGTTTTAGTATTGACAGCTAAATCTACTGTTTCAGATAAAGTGATTGGTTTAAATGCTGGGGCTGATGATTATCTTACAAAACCTTTTTCTTTCCAGGAACTTTTAGCAAGAATTAAAGTTTTATTAAGAAGACCACAAACTATTGTATCAAATATATATGATTTTAATGGCCTATCTCTTAACTCTGATACTTGTATTTTAAGTTATCAAAACGAATCTGTTTTATTGCCTGCTAAAGAATTTCATTTAATGTCCTTATTCTTCAAAAACATAGACACCTATTTAAGTAAAGATGAAATATTAAATAGAATATGGGGGTATGATACTGAAGTTGGTTATAATACCATTGAAGTCTATATATCCTTTTTAAGAAAAAAAATGAGCGCTTTAAATGCACCCATAACCATAAAAGCCTTTAGAAATATTGGCTATAAGTTGGAGCTTACAAATGTTTAATAAAATTAGATTTCATTTTCTTTTAATTAGTTTAGGTATTTTATGTTTTGTTTTTCTTGGTTTAACTACTGTTGTTTATGTAACAAGTCGAGAAAAAGAGGCTAATGATCGCACCTTGATACTTGAACAAATCATCAAAAACCCAGATGATACTAATCTTTCAAAAAGTTTTTATGTGGAAACAATAAATAATAATATTATTTTAACAAAATACGATTCTACCTTTTTCAAAATAGAGTCTTTAGAAATAATTACTAAAACTATTTTAAACAACAAAGAAAAAAAAGGTTCTATCGGGAATATCTATTATTTAGTTAAAGAGTTACCAAATGAATTCTATATAATATCTGCAGTTGATCGTTCTTTTGAAATTGCTAACTTGAGATATCATTTAGTTAACTTAGTGATTATGGAAGTACTGATTATAGCGCTTTTAGGTACATTTCTATGGTTAGCATCTAAATGGATAGTAAGTCCTCTAGAAACTAGTTTTAAGAGGCAAAAACAATTCATTTCAGATGCTTCGCATGAACTTAAAACTCCTTTAACAATTATTTCTGCAAGTGCTGAAGTTTTGCGTAATGATTATAAAGATAATACTTGGATTGATTCTATAGAAGATCAAATCCAAAGATTAAACGACCTTATCAATCAGTTAATATCTTTATCCATATTAGATGAAAGAACCAATGCAGAACAAATTGAATCTATCAATCTATCTAACTTTATTAACCTTAATTTACTCCCTTATGAATCATTAGCTTATGAAAAGAATAAACTTTTTATTTTGGATATTGCTCCTGATGTTATGATTAAAGGAAATAAAGTTCTTCTAAAACAACTGATTGGAATTTTTATAGATAATGCTTTTAAGTACAGTGATGATAATGGTAGGATTGAGGTAAGTCTTAATAATAAAAAACGACCTGAGTTAAAATTTTACAACACTGGATGTGAAATTACTCCTGAGAAAAAAGAGGCTATTTTTGATCGTTTCTATAGAGCTGATGAGTCTAGAAATTCTTATAAAAAAGGATTTGGATTAGGCTTATCAATTGCTAAAAAAATATGTGATCAATATAATTATCAGTTAAATTTAGAAGCTAAGTACCATGAATTTACAAGTTTCGTTATTACTTTTTAAAAAAAGACATAATTCCTTATAAAAGAGATTATGTCTTTTTTTACTTAATTTTTCTATTCTGCTTACTTCTTTTAAATTTATTATCTTTATACTCTTGGTATACTTCTTGATATAAGTCAACCCATAGTTTCTTTATATTTTCTCTAGAATAGTAAGTCTTAATCTTATTAGAGTAATTTTTTGCGATTTCATAATCTTCTGTTTTTTCAGATAATTTACTTAATAATTCGATAAATTTCTCATTACTATCGCCTTGATAGTACTTAAATAATATATCTTCATATAAATCTAAGTTTCTTAATAAAAGTGGTGTATTAGTACTGCAGGCTTCTAAGATTGCCATAGGGAATAATTCATTATATGATGGTACAAATAAAATATCTGCCATATTATAAATCCCATTCATTTCACTTCTTGGAATAATATCTGTGAATTTAACATTACTTGGAGCATCATCTATAGCTTTCTTAAATTCTTTGTAGCCATCTGTAATAGCACCAAATGAAAAGCCTCCAACCCAAATAAATTTTAAATGAGGCATTGCTTTAGCAATTTCTAAAAAATCCATTACACCTTTTCTGGTTTGGACTTGTCCTACTCCTAGCACAACAAAATCATCTTGTGTGTAATTATATTTACTTCTTATTCCTAATTTTTCTTCACTTGCCATCTCATAAAAATTCTTTTCTGAAACAAAATTTGGAATATATTTAATTCTTAATGGGTCTACGCCAAACTCAATTAATTTCTTTGAAAAAATTGGATTGACTAAGACTAAGTAATCAGATTTTTTATATATTTTTAAAAAATATTGATAAAAGAGTTTCATTAAAAACTTTGGAAGTTTAATAGATCCATCAAAAGTTTCTGGTAAAAAATGAACATGTGTAATGACAGGCTTACTTGAATACTTAGCAGCAAAGTAATTTCTCGGGTTAACTGTATGTGCGTGAAATAAGTCGTATTTTCCTTTATTTACGCTAACACTAAATTCTTCTTTACATAATTCATCAATTAAACTTATTTGTTCTAAAGTCGCAGATAAAACACCTTGTCCTTCAATTTTTTCCCCTACGAAAGACATTCTTATTCTAAAATTTTCCATATTGTTAATCTCACCTTTTCATAAATACAAATAAAACAGCACTCTTATTATATACGAAATCAGTATATTTGTCTATCTTTAGATTTTAATACACTGACTCTTAATTATAAAAAAGGGACTGTAACGAAATAAAAGTAACAGTCTATAAAACAAAAAAGCCGCTCTAGAATCCTAGGGCGGTTTTTTGGTATAATTATAGTATGCAAACACAACAAAATATACAACATAATTTTAACCCAAAACAGTTAAAATTACCACTACAATTAGACATAAAAATTCCTTTTGATAGTGAAGTTCGTACATTTGATGAAGTATTTAGAAAATTGGAGATAAAAAAATACTTAAATAGCTCAAAAGACCCAAGAGGTCGTATGGGTTATAATCCGGTTCAAATGTTAAAACTGATCATGTTTTGTCAAATGGAAAAGATTCAATCTTTAAGAGATATGGCAAAAGCTGCTAGAAATGATATTAGAATCATGTGGCTTACAGATGAATTAATGCCAAGTCATCAAACAATAAAAACCTTTATGGATAAATACTTAGTTAAAGGAATAGATGAAATCTTTTATGAACTAAGTAAGTACTTAATAAAAAAAGAATCTATTGATACAGATAAATTATATATAGATGGTACTAAAATAGAATCGGTGGCTAATAAATATAGTTTTACATGGCGTGGTTCTATTGAAAAGTTTAGAGATAAGTTATATAAAAAAATAACCAAACAGATAGAATCCTTAAATAAAAGATATGAAGACTCAGATATCTTCTTTCCAATACATGAAACATATAACACTGATAATTTAAATAGCATCAAAGACTTTCTACTTAATGAGATAGATAGGGAATTAATAGAGTTTAAATATGGTAAAGGTCAAAGAAAAACTACTTTACAAAGAGATTATGAACATATCTTAGAATATTTAGCTAAACTTGTAGAGTATGAAAGACATTTAAAGATTATGGGTAATGATAGAAACTCATATGCTAAAACAGATATAGACGCGACTTTTATGCATATGAAAGAAGATCATATGCGTAATAGTCAATTAAAACCAGGGTATAATATACAAATTGGTGTATCAAATGAATATATCCTACATCTAGATATCTATAAAGAACGTAGTGATTATAAAACTTTGATTCCTTTTTTAGAAGGATTTAAGAAAAGTTATGACTTCTATCCAAAATATCCAGTAGCGGATGCTGGATATGGTGGATTAACGAATTATCGTTATTTAAAACTAAACGATATGGAGCTTTATCAAAAATATGCAATGTATGCTAAAGATACGCATGACAAAAAAAGAATGAAAGATCCATATTTTCCATTTAACCTTACTAAATCAGGTAATGATTATTTAACACCTAATGGAGATACTTTAAAGTATCTCTATAGAAATAATCGAGGTAATGATGTATATGAATTACCAAATGGTAAGCGTAAAGAGATTAATGATGAAAATCTTACATATCAAAAAGAGGTGATTAAAAATCTAACATCACCATTAGGGATTGAATTAAGAGTTCAAAGGTCAATTCAAGTTGAAGGTGCTTTTGGAGTGATTAAAGAAGCATTTAAAGTAAGAAGATTTAGACGAAGATTAACTCATAATGTTAAAATGGAGTTTTATTTAACAGCTATTGGATATAATTTAAGAAAATATCATAATAAAAAGTATAGAATAACAGAATAGATATCCACAATAAACTTAAGATTTTAATAGAATCTTCTTTTATCATGCTTAAAAATAGATGTTTTTTGATTTTATCCACATAGTTCACGGTAGATATAAGAAAAAAAGAACTGTTAAGTTCTGAAGTAGTGAATTACTTCATTTCTTTACAGTCCCATGTCATGTACCTATTTCATTTTAAGATAATATATTTAAGCATATACTTAGTTTCTCATAATAAAATAAAATTTTTATCATTTTTTATCAGAAAACAACCTTTTTATGAGTACTGTTAGCGCTCATTTAAATATCCTAAATTCGTGTTTTAATTCTATTTATTTAAAAATCTATTTGATAACTTATATTCCTAAAGATCCAATTGAAACAACATATATACCATCTTCTCTTCTATAGGAACTATTCCCACCTGTTAATACCATTAAAAATGATGGTTTATTCATTTTTTTATCATCTATTTTACTAACAAGATTGTTTAAAGATTTGATTGCGTCAGGTATCAAATGATCAGCAAGTTTTATTTCAATTGCCCCCCATTGGCCATTATCTAAATGAATGATTGCATCACACTCTAGACCGCTTTTATCTCTATAATGATACACATTTCCACCTAGTCCATCTGCATAAACTCGCAAATCTCTTATGCACATAGACTCAAAAAATAATCCCATTGTATTAAAATCAGTTAATAAATCATTGGGAGAAATCCCCAGTGCTGCAGTTGCTATTGAAGGATCAATAAAATGCCTTGTTGGTGATGTTCTAACTACAACTTTTGAACGAAGATTTGGATTCCATGCAGATAAATCTTCAATTACATGAAGACTCTTCAAAATAGTCAAGTACTTGCTTATTGTAACATCAGATATAAGATTATCAGTATTTTTTAAATCTTCAACCAAAGTAGAAATAGTAGCTTGTGTTGATATATTTCTTGATAAGGTTTTCATTAGAGATCTCATTTTATCAATATCTCGTATTGTTTCATCAACATTATTGATATCATAATCAATTAATGCATCATAGTAATTTTTAACTTGTTGTAGAGCAGCCTTCTCTTCAAGATTAACCGCGACTGGCCAACCTCCTCTACAAATTAAAAAGGCTAATTTTTTAATCGTTAAATCATTTATAGCAGGGCTTACAGTCTTATTTAAAAACAAAGATCTAAGTGATATTTTACCATCAGAATCATCAGATTCTAATAAACTCATAGTCCTCATTTTTAATCTTGCTATTCTACCCACACCTGAATGAAGGATTTCTTCACTTCTAGTAGGTACTGCAGATCCAGTTAAGATAAACTGTCCCATTTTACTTCTATTATCTACTTCATGTCTAACTGCATCCCAAAGAATTGGAGCAACTTGCCATTCATCAATCAATCTTGGATTAGCTCCAGCTAATATCATTTCTGGAGCAACTCTTGCAAAATTAAGATTTGAAACTCTATTTTTAGGATCATCCATAACAATAAAGCTTTTACAAAATTGTTTTGCTGTTGTTGTTTTCCCTGTCCATTTGGGCCCTTCAATTAGTACAGCACCGCTTGCAGTTAATAAAAATTCTATTTGACTATCAACAATTCTTTTTTTATATGCCATAAATATATCAGCCTCCTAGGTTTATTATATCACACTTTGCTTTTTGGCGATAGTTTGCTTTGCTTTTTGGCGATAGTTTGCTTTGCTTTTTGGCGATAGTTTGCTTTGCTTTTTGGCGATAGTTTGCTTTGCTTTTTGGCGATAGTTTGCTTTGCTTTTTGGCGATAGTTTGCTTTGCTTTTTGGCGATAGTTTGCTTTGCTTTTTGGCGATAGTTTGCTTTGCTTTTTGGCGATAGTTTGCTTTGCTTTTTGGCGATAGTTTGCTTTGCTTTTTGGCGATAGTTTGCTTTGCTTTTTGGCGATAGTTTGCTTTGCTTATTATAAATAAATACTCCCTCAAAAAAATTCATTTGAGGGAGTAACTTAATTTAACTATTAAATTTTATTCTACTGTAACAGATTTAGCTAAATTTCTTGGTTTATCAATATCAAATCCAAGATTTAATGCTGCATAGTATGAAATAAGTTGTGTTGGTACAACCATTACAAGTGGTGTTAATAATGGGTGAACATCATCTAAGATAATGTCATCACCTTTTTGTTTAAGTGA contains:
- a CDS encoding cation diffusion facilitator family transporter, whose amino-acid sequence is MSKKLRNLLYLGLILNTVLTVLKIVFGYLGNSVSLVSDGYNSLTDILISLVLLITIRISYKKADHDHPYGHEKYEGIASLLLGIILILTAIFIFYTGVQNIIELVNVNTVLKPDQITIYIAVISIIIKVTLFYINGFAYKKYKQPSLKAEKYNHLIDVLATTTSLLGIILTQYGFIYFDAIASLIIGLFIVRTAYGIIKEAISYLVDQAPDDEVNTAIKKVISEVIGVLNIDDYKSRMHVNKLYVDVEVAVDATLSLQEAHLIAEKVHKTVESTFPDVIHCMVHVNPSKANK
- a CDS encoding acetate uptake transporter produces the protein MSTTQKVSNPAPLGLMGFGMTTVLLNLHNSGIMQLSMVIVAMGITLGGLAQIIAGIMEFKEKNTFGATAFTAYGFFWLSLVIIWIFNKQGFEVDKVSMGFYLLLWALFTLVMFIGTLKHNRTSQIVFGSLMVLFLGLSLGDFTNVKVITIISGFIGIFCGLAAMYNAGAQIINQEFNKTVLPL
- a CDS encoding coenzyme F420-0:L-glutamate ligase — its product is MKTVGTIARGIRTPIIKTNDNLEQIVIDSILKASKEDGFEIQDKDIIAITEAVVGISMGNYATIDAISSDIKSKFKTGHLGIVFPILSRNRFSILLKAFAKASKKITILLSYPTDEVGNAILDEAKLKSLNINPYSDKITEEEYKNHFSDFKHLFTGVNMVEYYRNICLEENTQVNFVFSNNPEDILDYTTDVLVSSIHSRQRIKNTLKENQSLTVYGLDDILTQPVNGSGYNEKYGLLGSNMATKDKVKLFPNHTNLVFDIQKKIFELTEKTVEVMIYGDGAFKDPSGGIWELADPVVSPSYTSGLEGSPNEIKLKFLSDSKFENLKGKELEEAIKNEILNKDNSLVGKDESLGTTPRKYVDLIGSLCDLMSGSGDKGTPVIFIQNYFTNYTK
- a CDS encoding response regulator transcription factor, with amino-acid sequence MNILLIEDEKKLALALVEALSKHNYIVDMAFNGKAGLEEALSIQYDLIILDMMLPELDGIDVLKSLRENNNNTPVLVLTAKSTVSDKVIGLNAGADDYLTKPFSFQELLARIKVLLRRPQTIVSNIYDFNGLSLNSDTCILSYQNESVLLPAKEFHLMSLFFKNIDTYLSKDEILNRIWGYDTEVGYNTIEVYISFLRKKMSALNAPITIKAFRNIGYKLELTNV
- a CDS encoding sensor histidine kinase is translated as MFNKIRFHFLLISLGILCFVFLGLTTVVYVTSREKEANDRTLILEQIIKNPDDTNLSKSFYVETINNNIILTKYDSTFFKIESLEIITKTILNNKEKKGSIGNIYYLVKELPNEFYIISAVDRSFEIANLRYHLVNLVIMEVLIIALLGTFLWLASKWIVSPLETSFKRQKQFISDASHELKTPLTIISASAEVLRNDYKDNTWIDSIEDQIQRLNDLINQLISLSILDERTNAEQIESINLSNFINLNLLPYESLAYEKNKLFILDIAPDVMIKGNKVLLKQLIGIFIDNAFKYSDDNGRIEVSLNNKKRPELKFYNTGCEITPEKKEAIFDRFYRADESRNSYKKGFGLGLSIAKKICDQYNYQLNLEAKYHEFTSFVITF
- a CDS encoding glycosyltransferase family 4 protein; this encodes MENFRIRMSFVGEKIEGQGVLSATLEQISLIDELCKEEFSVSVNKGKYDLFHAHTVNPRNYFAAKYSSKPVITHVHFLPETFDGSIKLPKFLMKLFYQYFLKIYKKSDYLVLVNPIFSKKLIEFGVDPLRIKYIPNFVSEKNFYEMASEEKLGIRSKYNYTQDDFVVLGVGQVQTRKGVMDFLEIAKAMPHLKFIWVGGFSFGAITDGYKEFKKAIDDAPSNVKFTDIIPRSEMNGIYNMADILFVPSYNELFPMAILEACSTNTPLLLRNLDLYEDILFKYYQGDSNEKFIELLSKLSEKTEDYEIAKNYSNKIKTYYSRENIKKLWVDLYQEVYQEYKDNKFKRSKQNRKIK
- a CDS encoding transposase, which translates into the protein MQTQQNIQHNFNPKQLKLPLQLDIKIPFDSEVRTFDEVFRKLEIKKYLNSSKDPRGRMGYNPVQMLKLIMFCQMEKIQSLRDMAKAARNDIRIMWLTDELMPSHQTIKTFMDKYLVKGIDEIFYELSKYLIKKESIDTDKLYIDGTKIESVANKYSFTWRGSIEKFRDKLYKKITKQIESLNKRYEDSDIFFPIHETYNTDNLNSIKDFLLNEIDRELIEFKYGKGQRKTTLQRDYEHILEYLAKLVEYERHLKIMGNDRNSYAKTDIDATFMHMKEDHMRNSQLKPGYNIQIGVSNEYILHLDIYKERSDYKTLIPFLEGFKKSYDFYPKYPVADAGYGGLTNYRYLKLNDMELYQKYAMYAKDTHDKKRMKDPYFPFNLTKSGNDYLTPNGDTLKYLYRNNRGNDVYELPNGKRKEINDENLTYQKEVIKNLTSPLGIELRVQRSIQVEGAFGVIKEAFKVRRFRRRLTHNVKMEFYLTAIGYNLRKYHNKKYRITE
- a CDS encoding ATP-binding protein → MAYKKRIVDSQIEFLLTASGAVLIEGPKWTGKTTTAKQFCKSFIVMDDPKNRVSNLNFARVAPEMILAGANPRLIDEWQVAPILWDAVRHEVDNRSKMGQFILTGSAVPTRSEEILHSGVGRIARLKMRTMSLLESDDSDGKISLRSLFLNKTVSPAINDLTIKKLAFLICRGGWPVAVNLEEKAALQQVKNYYDALIDYDINNVDETIRDIDKMRSLMKTLSRNISTQATISTLVEDLKNTDNLISDVTISKYLTILKSLHVIEDLSAWNPNLRSKVVVRTSPTRHFIDPSIATAALGISPNDLLTDFNTMGLFFESMCIRDLRVYADGLGGNVYHYRDKSGLECDAIIHLDNGQWGAIEIKLADHLIPDAIKSLNNLVSKIDDKKMNKPSFLMVLTGGNSSYRREDGIYVVSIGSLGI